The Geoalkalibacter subterraneus genome contains the following window.
ATTTCCTGGAGGGCCTTATTGAGGCTCTCCTTGCTGCGGGCCATGCCGACATTTTCCCACATGACGCGGCCGAGTTGGCGGTGAAGTTCCGCCGGGGTCTTCTTGCCGTTGATTGACAGAAGCTTGTTGCTTTGTGCTTCGACATCTTGTGCCGACTTCTTGAATTCGGGATGGTCGGTGGTGATTTTTCCGGGGGTGATGCGCGCCAGGTAATCGGAGATGGTGTAGGGGATGACGAAATATCCGTCAGCCAGGCCTTGCATCAGGGCTGAAGCCCCGAGGCGGTTCGCGCCATGCACCGAGAAGTTGGCTTCACCCAGAACAAAAAGACCCGGAACGTTGCTCATGCAGTTGTAGTCAACCCACAGGCCGCCCATGGAATAGTGAGGCGCAGGGTAGATGCGCATCGGTCGCTTATAGGCATCCTCGTCGGTGATCTTCTCATACATCTGGAACAGGTTGCCGTAGCGGGCGCGGATGGTGTCTTCACCGACGCGCTCGATGGAGTCGGCGAAATCGAGGTAGACGCCGCGCCCGCCGGGGCCGACGCCGCGCCCGTCATCGCACTGTTCTTTGGCAGCGCGCGATGCGATGTCGCGGGGAGCAAGGTTGCCGAATGAGGGGTATTTGCGCTCCAGGTAGTAGTCACGGTCTTCTTCGGGGATATCTCCAGGAGCCTTGCCGGTATCCTCTTTCTTCTTGGGGACCCAGCAGCGACCGTCGTTACGCAGCGATTCAGACATCAGGGTCAGTTTGGACTGATGCTCGCCGTGCTGCGGGATGCAGGTCGGGTGGATCTGGGTGAAGCAGGGATTGGCGAAGAAAGCGCCTTTTTTGGCTGCTTTCCAGGCGGCCGTGACGCTGCAGCCCATGGCGTTGGTGGAAAGATAAAAGACGTTGACGTAGCCGCCGGTGGCCAGGATGACCGCGTCGCCCCAGTAGGATTCGATTTCGCCGGTCACAAGATTGCGGCAGGTGATGCCTTTGGCTTCGCCGTCAACAACAACCAGGTCCAGCATTTCACGGCGGGCGAACATTTTGACCGAGCCAGCGCGGATTTGGCGGCATAGTGCGGAGTAGGCGCCGAGCAGGAGCTGCTGGCCGGTCTGGCCGCGAGCGTAGAATGTACGTGAAACCTGCGCGCCACCAAAGGAGCGGTTGTCCAGGTAGCCGGCGTAGTCGCGGGCAAAGGGAACGCCCTGTGCGACGCACTGGTCGATGATGTTGTTGCTCACTTGAGCCAGGCGGTAGACGTCGGCCTCACGAGCACGGAAGTCGCCGCCCTTGACGGTGTCATAGAACAGCCGCCAGACGCTGTCGCCGTCGTTGGGGTAGTTTTTAGCGGCATTGATGCCGCCCTGCGCTGCAATGGAGTGGGCGCGGCGCGGGCTGTCCTGGTAGCAGAAGGCCTCGACATTGTAGCCGAGTTCGCCCAGGGAGGCTGCCGCAGCGCCGCCGGCGAGGCCGGTGCCGACCACGAGCACTTTGAATTTACGCTTGTTGGCGGGATTGACCAGCTTCATGTCGAAGCGGTGCTTGTCCCAGGATTTCTCAATCGGTCCGGTAGGACATTTGCCGTCGAGTATCACGATAGTTCCCCCTAAAGTTTAACGATGCCTACGAGAATGGAGATCGGAATGGAGACATAACCGACCATCAGCACGATTGCAATCCACTTGCCGACAGTTTCGATCGTCGGCAGCGTACGGGCGTTGTTGAGGCCCGAGGATTGGAACATGCTGCCGATGCCGTGGCTGAGATGCAGCAGCAGAAAAACCATGGCAATGACATAGGTCAGTGCGATGAAGAATTTCTGGAAGCTCAGCACCACCATGGAGTAGACGTCCATGCGTCCGGCGGCGTCGACAAGATTGGAAATGTCGGGATTCGTGACACGCACCGTGAAGTGGAACAGGTGGTAGATAACGAAGATCAACAGCACGATACCGGTGTAGATCATGATCTGTGCCGCATAGCTGGTGCGCAGGTTTTTCTTCTGGGCATATTCAACCGGGCGGGCCATCTTGTTCTCAAGCGTCAGCTTGATGCCCAGCCAGATATGAACCAGAAAAACACCCAGCATCACCAGGCGGAACAGCCAGACCACCGGCCCTAAGGAGTGGAGCTTTGCCGCATAGGCGTTGATGCCGTCGGGACCAACAAAGACCGAGCTGTTCCCGATGAGGTGGACGATGACGAACATAACCAGGATCAAACCTGTTGTCGCCATGAGGACTTTCTTACCCACCGAGGATCCAAATAACATTTGCATACCCATCATCCCCTGGAAAAGATTGTTTGACTCACCTGCCCGACCTCATGCCGGGAGGCACTCTCTCCGATATTTATCTATTGAAGCAAAACCGGATTGCTCCGGTGGCGAAAAACCGACTCAGATCGGCGGAGCGCGTCCGCAGACCATGCATCTGTTCATGCCGACATTCATGGAACGAAGTCTTCCATTGACAATGTGTTGGGAAAAAGGGACAAAGAAGTCGCGACCCAGCAGGATGCAAGCTCTTTCATCTCCTTAATATAACATAATAAAAATGCTTCTATTGCAGATGGAATTTGTAGATTGTATACACAATCCATACTCTTCTAGCAGTCCATGACAAAAATGTCAATTTTTACTTTCATGACAATGGCAAAGAAATCGTCTGGTTTGGAACGGCGTTTGAATCTTGACCCTGTGGGTCGGAATAGTTTTTGAGATCAAGGATGACGCACTGGCAAAAATTGAGAGGATGGTTAAGCAAAAATTTTGTCCTGCAAGGCCTGGTGGTTTTTCAGGGGCGAAGGCATACATCAGGTATGTCGAGATTCTGAAAAAACGCCGTAACGCCGTAGGGCGGGATTTTTGCGACGCCATCAAGGATAACTTTTATCTGAAAAGGGGACATTATGGATTGGCGCAGACTTGTTGCCGGTTTGAGCTTGTGCCTGCTCGTTGTCGGGTGCGGTGCGGGGCTCGGCGCCCGGACGAACGAGCTGATTGAGCGCGACTACCTGACGATGACGGATACAGAACTGTTAGGGTATTATCAGCGGCTCAGCGATCAGTTGGCGCGAGAATCCCGCGCCAGCCGGACCAAGGGGTCCACCCCTTTTGGCGGCCCTTCTCTTGAGGCCGGTCCCCGGGAGAGTGATGGGCGCATTGAGCTTCTGCGCAGCCGGTGGAATGAAGTTCGCTCGCTGCTTTACGAGCGCGAACTGCTGCCCTGATGTTTCCGACGCTCCATAGTGCCAGTCTGAAGGCATGAGGGGGCAGGGTCAGATACCCAGTTCAACCCGCGGTTGTGCCTGTTGCTGTGACTGATAGTCGGGACTGCAGGTCAGGATTCTGTCTTCAGCGATCCCTGCTTCAATGAGGCTGGTTTGTACAGTGCCGGCTCGCTGCCGGGCCAGTTCATACATCGCCTGCTTTTCCTCCTCGCTGGCAGGTGGCGAAGGTTCAGGCTTTGATTCTCCGGTGGACGCAGCGCCCTCGTCCTTTTTGTTGTCCTGTGATTCGGCGCGCTCGGCACGCAGTACTTCGAGGTCGGGTGGCGCCGCAATGCCGCATACCACCAATCTGGCATCCGGACGGTCCTGAAGCAGCTGGGCCATCTCCTTCAACTTCTGCTGTTGCTGCTCCGTCGGGTTGTATTCCCCCGGGCCAAACAGCATGGGATCAAAACGCAGGGTCGTTGCCATATCATAGAGTTTCCCCACTGCCCAGATTGCGCCGGCAGGCAACGCGGCGCCGGTCAGCAGCGATGCGCCCAGCGGGGCATAGTAGCTGACCATCCCCTTTTTCAACGTCTGAAAGACTGCCGTGCGCACCACCTTGCCGATCCGAAAGGCCGGGTCGTTGAAATCCCCCTGAATCGGGATGTCGAGGTGGATGGTGCCGTCACTGTCGCGCACCAGGTTGAGGGCCGTCCCGAGGGGCACGCCAAGCTCGCCGCTGGCTTCGGTCTGGTCTTCTTCGCGCACTGCCTCAACTTCCAGTTGGGCGAAAACCAGATCAAGATTTGAATCGAGCAGGTCGTTCTCGACCTGGCCGTTGATTTCGCCGTCAAGCCGACCGCTTTTAAAGCGATAGCCGATGGCCTTGCGCAGGTAGCCGTCCACGGCGGAGAGATTGATGTTCCTGAGCTTTAGAAGCAGATCGCTTGAGAACTGGTCGCCAAAGGGGTTCAGGCTCCCGTCGAGATTCAGAATGCCATGCTCACCGACATGACTCTTAGCCGTGATGCGGGTGTCTTGCCCAGGCTTGCTGTTGTCGATGCCGGTCGCTTCCAGCGAGAGGTCGGAGAGGGTCTGATGCACCTCGGGCGTGACGCTGCGGTCGATGAAATCGATGCGATTGTCTCCGGCCAGCAGGAAGCGCTGCAGCGAAAATTCAAAATGGGATTCTGAATCCGTTTCGGCATCGGCGGACGGCTTTTCCTGTACGCCGGTATCCGGGCCATCCTCCCGGGCTGAAGGGGCAAGCGCCTGCACGGCTTCAATCCGGCCATCCTTGTCGCGCAACACCCAGGCATTGAGATCCTCGATCTGCAATTCCTTTGTGCGCAACGCCTTCAGCTCTTTGAGGGACGCCTGGGTCAGCTCAATTCGCCCCGAGCTTAAAACAGCATCAGGGGCGTGGGTGGAGAGAGTCTCCCTGTTTTTACGCTCGACAGCCCGCAGGTTGTCAAGTCGAATTGATGCCGCGCCGATTGAGTTCATGCCGGCCATATCCAGATCCGTCACGGTGAAACGTTCCAGCTGCAGCAGCTTGCTCTCCTGGCGCAGATTTGAGATGTCAAGCCCTTCCAGGGACAAGGTCGCGGCGAGGCCAAGCTGTTCGGCAGGGGCCCCTTCTGCGGGGACTTCCACTTTGATGTCGGCGGTGAATTTTTGTTGCGCGATCCCATATCCGGCTTCAATCAGGTCAAGAGCAAGATCCGGAACCGCCAGTGTCCCTTGCGCCTCAATGGCTGGTTGCGGTTTCCGGGTGCTGTGCTCCAGGGCGACATTGCCTTCCCAGGTCAGGCTGCCGCGTTTCAGGGAAACCTGCAAATCGCGGTAATTCAGGCCGGCGAGGTGAAGGCTGCCGTCAAGAGATGCTTCAAGGGCTTCCTGATTTTTTTGCTGTGCGCAGATGCGCTGGGTCAGCTCCATATCCCCGCCTGCACTGCGTTCCGTCACATCGTCGGTCCACTGCAGGGATTCGGACAGTAGATGCAGGTCGCCATCGACGCTCCACTCCGGCGGAGCTTCCTCCGGCAGAAGCCGCACCTTTGTCTTCCCGTCCCAGGTCAATTCGAGGTGGCCTATTCCTGCTTGTGAATGGTCCAGGGATGCCGAATCCAGACCGATTGATCCCTCCACCGAGAAACCTGGCAAGGAGGTTTCCTGGTCCGTCTTCATTGCGATCTGCAGGTCCGTATCGAAATTGCCGCTCAGCTGCGAGACTGAATGTTCTTCCAGCAGCGGCTGCAGCCAGCCGATGGGCAGCTGGTCGATGCGCAGACGGGCGGAAGCTTCCGGGTGAGAGGACAGCGGACGTGTCTCGCCTTCCAATCGTATGCGTCCCTGGTTGACGGTCAGATCCAGATCGAACGGGGTCGCCTGTTCAGGGCTCCAGGTTTCAAATGAGCCGAGCCGGGCGTTGGCAACCCGGGCGTTGACAACGATCTTTGGATCGCGATAGTGGATGCGGACATTCTCAAGGGCCACCTGCCCGATTCCAAACCCCCAGGGTTCTTTCCCGTCGGCCTTGTCCTCGTCTTCTTCGGGCTTTTTTCCGGACTCTGATTCTGAAGGGAGATTCAACTCTCCAATGGTCCAGCTACCGTTATCGTCTCGTTGAAGGTGCAGATCCACATCACGCAGGGCGATCTCGGGAATATAGATGTTTTTCTGCCACAGGGGGAACCAGTCGATTTGAGCCTGGATCTGGACCGCCGCCAGCCTCTGTTGCTCCGACTGAACATTGCCGCGGAATGCTTTGATCACCAGAACCCCGGTAAATGGATTGAAATCCACATCCTTGACCTGGGCATTGGGCGCGCCCTGATCGGACAGGGCCTTTTCAATCCCCCAGCGGATCGCAAATGGCGTAGCCGCCAGCAGAATGATCGTTGCGATCACAAGTCCTGCAAGGATCCACCAGAGACGGCGGCGGCGTTTTAAAGGCGGGGAAGATTCTTCCTGTGGCTTGGGTTCAGTCATGGGTCTCTTATTCTGTGCCTGTTGCAGGAAATTTTACTGCGTGGCGGGTCAAACACGTCGTTTGCGGCCTCTCAGGCTGCGAAACGGCAGGCGCAATGAATTTACTATAACCAAAATCACCTGCCGTGCAACCACAAAGGAAGGCGGGGTGTGGGCGACCGACGAATATCTCCTGACACAGGTTTCCGACCCGGATCTCCCCGTCGGTGCTGAGGCCCTGATCTTGTTCCGGCCGTCGAAAAAAAAAGAGAACCTGCCCTCATTGACGGTTGTCGTAATGCAGGTGCCTTTTCCGGTATCCCAGCACTGGTGAATCGTTTTTTCTTCGTTGCCGATTTTTTCTCGAATCTCAACGCGTGCCCCGGCGATGGGGCCGTCGACAACAATTCCCGATATGTTCAAGGTGTCGGCGGGTGTCGGTTGACGTACTTCGCTGCTGCTCCCGCCACCGCAGGCAGCAAGGCTGAGCGCTGCGATAAAAAGAAGGATCCGTGCGATGTGAAGCGGCATGGATTTTGGTTCTCCGGAAAGGGTTTCAGTCAGAGGATTTTTCAAGACGGCGGTCATGCTTGGCCACCTTGCGCCCCAGAAGCGAAATCACTTCGGTTGCAGCCTTGATAATGGCCTCGTCGCTGAATCCCGCCTGGCTCATCTCCCGGTAGAAGGATTTGCCTACCATGCGCGCCAGTTTCCCGGGGTTTTGCGCTGTCTGGGCAAGAGATTCGCTCACATTGGCGCGGGTCTGCTGCATCAGGGCGTGCTGGGCGAAGCGTGACTTGAGGATGCTCTGCAGCTGGACGACCTGGATGGATTTCCCGACGACCAGCGCGATGCAGGTCAGAAGATAGAGGTCGCGTTCGGTGTAGCGCCTTTCATCGAGGGGGGAGTTGACATTGATCACGCCGAGTACTTTGCCTCCGATAAAAATCGGCGCCGACAGGAACCCCTTGCTGCTGCGATCGGGCCAGCGCGCCTTGGAGGCATAGGGGGATTTTTCGATGTCGGCCACCAGCAGCGCTTCGCCGGTGGCGGCCACATGCCCGGCGATGCCTTCCCTGTGGCGGGCATTTTCGCTGTAGGCGGCAGGCGGCAGGTAGCCGTGGCTGGCAAAAATCTTCATACGGGGATCGCGCGGGCTGTCCTCCCGGAGCAGCATGATGGAGCAGTTCTGCGAGGTCAGAAGGTCTGCTGCCATGGCCGCCGATTCATTGAGACTGTCTTCGAGGTTGTCCTGTTGTTCAAGAAAGGTGGAAAGCCCCACCAGGTGGACGAACGAGATATCCGTTTTTGTCATAAGCCCTCGTCGCTGATGTCCCTGAACTCAATAGCCTCTCAGGTATGGTCTTTTTCGGTGAGCCCCAGTTCCGGATAGTGCTTTGCAACGCATTCCGGGCAGAAGCTGTGAGAAAATTCCGATTCGGAGTGGGAGCTGATATATTCCTCGAGCATTTCCCAGTTTCCGTTCTCATCGCGGATCTTCTTGCAGAACGAGCAGATCGGCAGCAACCCGCTGAGCACCTTGATCTGTTCTGTCTTGGAGTGAATGATGCCGGTGGCTTTGCGCAGCTGGGCGTAAATGATCAGGAAAATAAAGGCCAGAACCGCTGTGATGATGGCCAGGGAAAAGATGACGAAATGAATGACGTCATGCTGGTAGCGTGATACGTCGAGATAAATTTCGTAGGCGCCGATCACTCTGCCGTTTTCATCGCTGATGGGAATATAGGTCTCTACAATATCCACATCAAAGCGCTGTTCGTCTTCGAGATCCCAGAACTCCCCCTCGGTTTCAAGCTGCGAATAAATTTCCCCTCCCAGCGCCTGTTCAAGCTTCTTGTTCTCAGAATCCAGTCGGCCGATGATGGCCCTCTCAGTGCTGTAGAGAATGGTTTTTCCCGCAGTGAATATTTTGATCTTGGGAACATCCAGTGCACGCAGGGTCTCCCGCAATCGACGGTCAAATTCCTGGAAATTTTCCGGATCCAGGCCCAGCCGTGCATTTCCTTGCGCATCTCGGTGAATCAGGTCCGATCTGCCCTGTTCGAGCAGGGCCTCGCTGATGCGCACCGCGCTCGACTCCGCTTCGTTGTGAATGTAGTTTTTAAAAGCAAGAAAAATGCCGGTGCCGGAGAGGGTCAGGATCACGATGAAGGAAATCGAAGAGGAGAGCAGGAAAAACCTGCGAAGCCGACGATTGGGATCGTCTTCATGGGTATGCATGTGCGCGTGCTGAGGTTTTTGCATGAATAACTCGCCTGTCTATGGTCGATAACAAAGAGAAGATCAAAGACCATAAGTGTAATTCACGTCAGGCGGGATGAAAAGTAAAAAACGGGTCTTTCAGGGGGGGGGGCTGTCGATGCGGTCAGCTGAAATGACAGACTAGAGGCCGCCGCGTTTGGAAAAAACGCGGCGGCCTCTGGCTCTTAGAAGGAATACTGCAGGCTCAAGCTGGTCTTGAAGTCGTCTTTTTTGATATCCTCAGCCGGGTCGCTGTCACGCTCCCAGACATTGGACAGACGCAAGGACCAGGACCCGCCGAGGGAGGTCAGCAGGGCACCTTCGTTGCGCAGGGTGTAGTCTCCGAAGCTTTCGAGTTGCGGATAAAGCAGCAGCCGATCCGTAAATTTGAGCCAGGGGGTGATCTGCCAACGTGCGTTGGCGCCCAGGCGCGCGGTAATCCACTGGTCATCCTCCCCGTCGACGCGGTCTTCGGAAAAGTAGGCAATACCGGCCTCAAGCGCGAGAGCCTTGATGTCGTCTTCCCACAACTGGTAGCCGACGCCGGGGCCGACGATGGTTCGCAGGTTAAGATCCTTGAATTTGTCTTTCAGCATTTCAAGGCTGAGCAAGCCATAGAACTTCTGTGTGAAGAAGTAGTCGTATTTCAAAGATCCATAGGTGTCGCGGGTTGTCAGCTCGCCGTCTTCTTCAGCGTAGTTATAGAGGAAGGAAAGGCTGAAGCGATCCCTGAGGCTGCGGCGCATTGCCTCCGCACCGAACGATACGCTGGTGCGTTCCGTATTGCCGGCTTGGTGGGTGCCGCCCAGAAAGACGCTGCCATCCCAGTAGGTATCGGGAACATTGATGGAGCGCACCTGCGTCCAGTCGATCGGGGTGGCTCCCCGTACTTCGCTGGCCTGTAGGGTGATCTGGTCATCGTCGGTGGCAAGTTTGCCGCTCAGCACCTCCTTGCCGTTGAAGCGCAATGTGACATCTGTGTCGCTGTTGATGGAAGCGATCGCATCCATGGCAATGGCGACGTCCCCGGCGTAGGGGGTGTTGAAGGTCAGTTTGCCCTCTTTGGCGGAGACGACGCTGCCGGTAAGGCGATCGCCGTTTTTAAGGATGAGCTCGTCGGCTTCAACTGTTGGAACGATGGACAGGGACAAAAGAAGTATGAAAGTCCATGGTATGAAAGCCCGCAGCAGGGAAAGGGGTGTCATGAAAGTCTCCTGTTGATGGAAAATATTCGTGTCACGACCGGAAAAATGATGCCCGGCAGAATATGGGCATTTAAAAGCGAGGGGGGGAGAATAGCGGACGGTGGTGAAAAGATCAATAGGTGGCTTGGGGATGGGAGAATCCGGTCGAATCATGAACGGGAAATCTCCTATCCCGTCGGTGGAGGATGTCCCAGGTGATGGCGTGCCGCATGAATGAACTGCCGGCAGTCTTCCAGCAATTGGGGGTAGTGAATCTTGAGTTGGGGCAGGCCCTGGGCAAGAGGAGTCGGGCGGGAAAGTCGGCGAGAGAGGTTTTGCAGAACTCTGCCGATCACCTGCGGATTGCGGTAACCGGCCAGCCAGTCGTGTTCGATCATGCGTGGCGCGATGCGTTGCAGATCGGGGGGAAGCTGGTCGAAGTTATATTGCAGCAAACGGTAAACGTGTGCGGCAAAATCCTCCAGCGGTTGTGGGTGGTGGCGGTGCCACT
Protein-coding sequences here:
- a CDS encoding fumarate reductase/succinate dehydrogenase flavoprotein subunit is translated as MILDGKCPTGPIEKSWDKHRFDMKLVNPANKRKFKVLVVGTGLAGGAAAASLGELGYNVEAFCYQDSPRRAHSIAAQGGINAAKNYPNDGDSVWRLFYDTVKGGDFRAREADVYRLAQVSNNIIDQCVAQGVPFARDYAGYLDNRSFGGAQVSRTFYARGQTGQQLLLGAYSALCRQIRAGSVKMFARREMLDLVVVDGEAKGITCRNLVTGEIESYWGDAVILATGGYVNVFYLSTNAMGCSVTAAWKAAKKGAFFANPCFTQIHPTCIPQHGEHQSKLTLMSESLRNDGRCWVPKKKEDTGKAPGDIPEEDRDYYLERKYPSFGNLAPRDIASRAAKEQCDDGRGVGPGGRGVYLDFADSIERVGEDTIRARYGNLFQMYEKITDEDAYKRPMRIYPAPHYSMGGLWVDYNCMSNVPGLFVLGEANFSVHGANRLGASALMQGLADGYFVIPYTISDYLARITPGKITTDHPEFKKSAQDVEAQSNKLLSINGKKTPAELHRQLGRVMWENVGMARSKESLNKALQEIPKIRDEFWNNVKVTGENGDFNQQLENAGRLADFLEFAEILTKDALHREESCGGHFRVEHQTEDGEAMRDDENFAYAAAWEFKGVGKEPELHKEPLKFENVQLAVRSYK
- a CDS encoding succinate dehydrogenase cytochrome b subunit, whose amino-acid sequence is MQMLFGSSVGKKVLMATTGLILVMFVIVHLIGNSSVFVGPDGINAYAAKLHSLGPVVWLFRLVMLGVFLVHIWLGIKLTLENKMARPVEYAQKKNLRTSYAAQIMIYTGIVLLIFVIYHLFHFTVRVTNPDISNLVDAAGRMDVYSMVVLSFQKFFIALTYVIAMVFLLLHLSHGIGSMFQSSGLNNARTLPTIETVGKWIAIVLMVGYVSIPISILVGIVKL
- a CDS encoding DUF748 domain-containing protein, which translates into the protein MTEPKPQEESSPPLKRRRRLWWILAGLVIATIILLAATPFAIRWGIEKALSDQGAPNAQVKDVDFNPFTGVLVIKAFRGNVQSEQQRLAAVQIQAQIDWFPLWQKNIYIPEIALRDVDLHLQRDDNGSWTIGELNLPSESESGKKPEEDEDKADGKEPWGFGIGQVALENVRIHYRDPKIVVNARVANARLGSFETWSPEQATPFDLDLTVNQGRIRLEGETRPLSSHPEASARLRIDQLPIGWLQPLLEEHSVSQLSGNFDTDLQIAMKTDQETSLPGFSVEGSIGLDSASLDHSQAGIGHLELTWDGKTKVRLLPEEAPPEWSVDGDLHLLSESLQWTDDVTERSAGGDMELTQRICAQQKNQEALEASLDGSLHLAGLNYRDLQVSLKRGSLTWEGNVALEHSTRKPQPAIEAQGTLAVPDLALDLIEAGYGIAQQKFTADIKVEVPAEGAPAEQLGLAATLSLEGLDISNLRQESKLLQLERFTVTDLDMAGMNSIGAASIRLDNLRAVERKNRETLSTHAPDAVLSSGRIELTQASLKELKALRTKELQIEDLNAWVLRDKDGRIEAVQALAPSAREDGPDTGVQEKPSADAETDSESHFEFSLQRFLLAGDNRIDFIDRSVTPEVHQTLSDLSLEATGIDNSKPGQDTRITAKSHVGEHGILNLDGSLNPFGDQFSSDLLLKLRNINLSAVDGYLRKAIGYRFKSGRLDGEINGQVENDLLDSNLDLVFAQLEVEAVREEDQTEASGELGVPLGTALNLVRDSDGTIHLDIPIQGDFNDPAFRIGKVVRTAVFQTLKKGMVSYYAPLGASLLTGAALPAGAIWAVGKLYDMATTLRFDPMLFGPGEYNPTEQQQQKLKEMAQLLQDRPDARLVVCGIAAPPDLEVLRAERAESQDNKKDEGAASTGESKPEPSPPASEEEKQAMYELARQRAGTVQTSLIEAGIAEDRILTCSPDYQSQQQAQPRVELGI
- a CDS encoding GAF domain-containing protein, which codes for MTKTDISFVHLVGLSTFLEQQDNLEDSLNESAAMAADLLTSQNCSIMLLREDSPRDPRMKIFASHGYLPPAAYSENARHREGIAGHVAATGEALLVADIEKSPYASKARWPDRSSKGFLSAPIFIGGKVLGVINVNSPLDERRYTERDLYLLTCIALVVGKSIQVVQLQSILKSRFAQHALMQQTRANVSESLAQTAQNPGKLARMVGKSFYREMSQAGFSDEAIIKAATEVISLLGRKVAKHDRRLEKSSD
- a CDS encoding DUF481 domain-containing protein gives rise to the protein MTPLSLLRAFIPWTFILLLSLSIVPTVEADELILKNGDRLTGSVVSAKEGKLTFNTPYAGDVAIAMDAIASINSDTDVTLRFNGKEVLSGKLATDDDQITLQASEVRGATPIDWTQVRSINVPDTYWDGSVFLGGTHQAGNTERTSVSFGAEAMRRSLRDRFSLSFLYNYAEEDGELTTRDTYGSLKYDYFFTQKFYGLLSLEMLKDKFKDLNLRTIVGPGVGYQLWEDDIKALALEAGIAYFSEDRVDGEDDQWITARLGANARWQITPWLKFTDRLLLYPQLESFGDYTLRNEGALLTSLGGSWSLRLSNVWERDSDPAEDIKKDDFKTSLSLQYSF
- a CDS encoding ACP phosphodiesterase, producing the protein MNFLMHLYLSDGSDEGLLGNLMGDFVKGAIEESCSPLLRQGIEEHRRIDAFAQGNPFFQKSRQRLDPKFGHCRGIMVDIFYDHILAREWHRHHPQPLEDFAAHVYRLLQYNFDQLPPDLQRIAPRMIEHDWLAGYRNPQVIGRVLQNLSRRLSRPTPLAQGLPQLKIHYPQLLEDCRQFIHAARHHLGHPPPTG